In the genome of Streptomyces sp. SAI-127, the window CCGGGTGCACCCGATATGCACCCGGACCCGCCCCACCCACCCGAGAGGACACCCCCCATGGCCCGCCGCACCGTTACCGCCCGCACCCTGGACCTGTTCACCGGCCGCGACGGCGCCGCCCTCACCTTCATGGAGGCCACCGTCATGCTCGTGGCCATGACCTCCGCCCAGGTGGCCGCCTGGAAGTGGGTGGGCGACGAGACGGACGGCACCGACCCTGTCCAGGGGTGGGAGGTGCGCGACCGCACCGGCTCCCTGCTCGGAGTGATCCTGCCCCTCGGTCACATGGCCACCGCCATCCATGCCGAGTGGTACGACGCCGAGGCCGGTGAGTTCTTCCCGGCAGGGGAGACCAGCACCGCCGTGCTCACGCAGGCCATCTCCCTGGTGGTCGACGCCCGCCGCCGCGCCGTGGGGGATCTGCCCGCCGGCCGGGACTACGTCCTGGACCCGGAGCCCCCGGCCTCCCACCGGCGGAGCGGGATGTGCCACTGGCTGTACTGCTTCGACTCCCACTGTGTGGACCACGGGCCCGTGTGGGCCACCGCGGCCTGACCGCCGCACCCTCTCCGGCCGGGCGCACCCGATGAGCGCCCGGCCGCTGCTGTGTCCGGGCACCTCCTGACCTGCCGCGACACGCCACAGAACACGTTGGCCAACTTGACTTGCCCAACGTGAGTTGGGTAACGTGTGGGGTGTTGGAGGGCAATACAGCCCCCCGGGAACGGAGCACCCACATGAACACCACCGCCACCGCCGCCCGCACCGCCACCCCGTACACGTACCGCCAGTGCGCCGCCCGCGCCCGCGACCTCGCGGACATCCTCCGCACCCGCCTGGACGGCCACCCCCACCGCGCCGAGCTGCTGGTGTTCATCGGCCACCTGCACACCGCCGCCGAGGGATTCGAGACCGCCGAGCCGCTCGTCATGGACGGCGTGACGATCACCAACTGCACCCCCGCCGAGGGCCACCTGCCCCTGCTCATGGCCGTGGCCCACGCCGCCGACCACCCGGAGGCCGGCATCTCGGAGGCCGTGTTCGCCTACGTCACCGCCCCGATCACCCGCCGCACCTACCGCCCGGAGCCGCTGGCCGGTGGCGGCCGCGAGGACGCCGAGCTGCGCACCCGCATCGCCCTGGCGGAGCACGACCTGACCACCGAGGCCGACCCCACCACCCGCTACGCCCTCCTGGCCCTCCTCGTGCAGCTGCACGGCGACCACCTCGCCCGCGGCGGCCAGGTCGCCGCCTGACCCACCCACAACCGGCCGGGGGCCGTACCCGATATACGGTCCCCGGCCCCGCCCCCACCCCACCACCGGAACGGAGCAGGACCCATGCGCAACTACGCCACCCACCAGAGCACCGGCGGCCGTGACTTCCAGTGCGACGCCACCGCCGTGGCCACCATCGACGGCGTACGCGCCTACGCCCTCCTGGACGGCATCGGAGACAAGCCCTACGTGCGGGACTGGACCCGCGCCGCCGCCCGCCGCCTGGCCCGCACCGCCGCCCGCCTCCACGACGCGGAGACCGGCCTGCGCCACGAGCGCGACCGCTACGCCCGCGAGGACGACCGCCAAGGCCCGTGGGCCATGGGCCCCAAGGCGTGCGCCCTCGTGGCCGTCGAGGCCCCCGGCCTGCCGCTCACCGTCGCCTGGAGCGGCGACGTGCGCGCCTACTGGCTCGTACGCGGCACCCTGCGCCCCCTCACCCAGGACCACAACCTGCGTCGCGTCTACCCGCCCTGCGAGACGCACGACGGCGGCAGCCGCCACCGCGTCACCAGCTGCCTCGGCTCCGTCGACACCGACCAGGACCTCATGAACGAGGTGAACCACCCCGCCGTCGAGGCGGCCACCATCAGCGCCGAGCGCGGGCGCCTGCTGCTGGCCTGTGACGGCGCGTACGAGCCCCACGAGGACGCCGGCCACCGCATCGGTGACCTGCTGTACGGCACGCCCGCCGAGGCCGCCCGTCGCGTCGTCAAGGACGCCGTGGCCACCGCCCGCACCGTCACCAACCGGCCGGACAACGCCACCGCCCTGGTGGCCGACCTGTACGCGTAACCGCAGGCCGGACGGTGTCCGGACGTGTCCGCGGACACGTCCGGACACCGCTGGAGCGGCGACACTCCCGACGTTGGCCAAGTTGCGTTGGCCAAGTCATGTTGTGTAACGTGTGGGGTGTTGGAAGGGCACAGCGCCCGACCGGAAAGGACAGCGATGCAGCAGCGCGAGCAGGAGCACACCACCGTCGAGGGCGACCTGACCGTGACCGGAAACCTCCACGTGGGCCGCGAGATCAACGGCATGACCATCAAGGACGTGATCGACGGCATGACCGTCCGGACCGTGTTCTTCGACAACGGCACCAGCCGCCGCTTCAACTACGCCCGCCGCGTCAACACCTGACCACCCGCCAGGCCGGGCGCACCCGATATGCGCCCGGCCCCGCACCCCACCCACACCCCAGGCAAGGAGACACCCCGCATGATCGAGATCACCCACACCCACGAGGACGGCACCCTGGTGGACGGCACCGCCGAGGGCGACGGCACCGCCCCGATCCTCAAGACCCACGGCTTCCGCTGGTTCCCCTCCATCAAGCAGTGGGGCATCCGCAACAGCCGCGACCAGGCCGCCCGCCGCCTGTCCATCAACGCCGCAGCGGAGGCCCTGCGCGCCGCCGGCCACGAGGTCACGGTGGAGATCGACGACACCCCCCGCGACAACGCCACCGTGCGCGCGGACAAGCACGAGCGGCTGGAGGAGCGCCGCACCGGCCTGGCCGCCAAGGGCGAGCGCCTGACCGCCGAGTCCGCCGCCCTCCACGCCCGCTCCAACGCCATGGTGGAGCACATCCCCATGGGCCAGCCGGTCCTGCCCGGCCGCCGCGGCCAGGCCCACCGCAACCTCCTCAACCGCTCCATCGACACCGCCATCAAGGGCTCCCAGGTGGCCCGCCAGGCGGAGGTCATCCCCGAGCGCATCGCCGGATCCCACCGCGCCGAGGCCCGCGGGGAGCGCCCGGACGTCATCAAGCGCCGCGTGGACCGCATGGAGGCCGAGGTGCGCGGCATCGACCGCCGCCTGGCCCGCCTCGCCCCCGGCCCCAGCGTCGTACGCGAGCAGTACGAGGGAGACCGCGCCACCCTCGTGACCCGGATCGAGGGGGACAAGGAGCTGCTGGAGCAGGCCCGCCAGGCGGGCCGGTTCGGCCAGTACAGCCGCGACAACGTCCACAAGGACGACCAGGTGAAGATCCGCGGCCAGTGGCGCCAGGTGGTCCGGGCGAACGCCAAGACCGTGGCCGTCACCACCGGCTACTCCTGGGAGGACAAGTACGGGTGGGAGGAGGTCAAGGACCTGCGCTGCGCCCACGTCGAGGACACCGCCGAGGCCGCCGAGTCCACCACCGACTGACCCGCCCCGCTGGCGGCGGCGCACCCCGCGCCGCCGCCCCGACCTGCACCCCGGGAGCACCCCATGCGCATCCAGGCCGACGACCTCCAGGTCGGCGACATCATCACCAGCGGCCCCGGCCCCGTGACCGTCCGGGAGCTCAAGCGCGGCGACGGCGGCGACCTGATCACCAACCCCGACGCCCCGGACGAGATCAAGGGCCACGCCTGGGAATGGGTCGACGTCGACCGCCCCCGAGCGTCCGCCTTGACGGACGAGCAGCTCACCGAGCTGCGCGAGCGCGCCCGCCGCGAGGCAGGCCCGTTCGTACAGCCTCACGTCCTCAACCGCCCGACCCACAACCCGGAGTGGGCAGCGGAAGTCCTGGGCCGCCCCTCCGGGGACTCCCGGCCCCTCACCTGGCCGGACCACTATCTGCTGTACCTGGCCGCGCTCGCCGAGCCCACCCCGCCCCCGCCGCCGCTCGCCACCGCCCGCCTCGCCCAGCAGGAGGCCGAGCAGGAGCAACGCCGCCAGGCCGAGGCAGCCGAGCGCCACCGCAAGGTCGAGGAGTGGCAGCGCCTCCAGGCCGTCCTGCGCGACGCGTACGGCGTGCGCGCGGACGTCCGCCACAACTACACCAGCCACCGCCACCTGGACGGCTACACCCAGGGTGGGGACCACATCTACCTGCTGGACGACCTCAACGCCGGCCGACTGCACCGGGACGCTCACGCCGTCCTGTGCTACGTGCCCAGCCGCGCCCGGGACCTCCAGCACTTCGAGCCCATCGACGACGGCCGCACGCCGAGCTGCAAGGCGTGCCTGGCCACCGCCGCGCGCCTGGCCGCCCGCGCGGACACCACCGGACGCGCCCCGGACACCACCCCCGCGGACACGTCCGGACACGCCTGACCAGCAGCAACCTCAACCGCCGGACACCGGTGGGGACATGTCCGCCCCGTGTCCGGACACCGCCCCGGACACTGTCCGGACACTGTCCGAACACCGCTGAACACCCGGCCGGGGTCCCGCCCCGGCCGGTACCCTCCACCGCACCCGACCCCGCACGGAGCGCCCCGCATGAAGCTGCACACCCCGCCCCGCTATGACGCCCACTGGGAGGGCACCGAACTCGCCGAGGACGACACCCACCGGTACGTGTGGCTGTGGCAAGGCTTCAACATCCGCCTGGTGGCCATCCCTAAGCACGACGACGGCGCATGGATGTATGAGCACGGCTGGTGCTACCCCAAGGACCCGGAACTGGTGGCCCGCGCCGTCGCCGACTGGGACCCGGACACCCAGGACGAGCCGATGGGCTGGCACAAGCGGCCCACCGTCCCCGCCCGCCGCGCCCCCCGCCGGAACGAGGAGGACCCCTACAACCGGGACCGGTGCGTCCACGGCTGCTACCTCACCGAGGGCTGCCGCACCGTCAACTGTGAGGAAGCCCTGGCCCACCAGGAGGCCGTCCGCCCGTAACCGCCCGCCCACTGGGCCCGCCCTGGCCGTCCCCTCCGGCCCGTGCGGGCCCTCCTCGTCCCCAGGGCCCCGCCCACCGCCCGGCGTACCCTGCTCCGCTGCCCAAGCAGCCCCCGAGCAGGGACAACACCCATGAGCCAGGCCACCTACGCCCGCACCGAAGACGTCGCCCTCGGCGACCTGCGCCCCTTCCCCGGCAACGCCCGCCGCGGCGACCCCGCCGTCATCCTGCAAAGCCTCGTGCGCACCGGCCAGTTCCGCAGCCTCATCGCCCGGGACACCGGCGACGGCCTGGTGGTCCTCGCCGGTAACCACACCCTCCAGGCCCTGCTGGCCCACGGCCCCGGCCCCTGCGGCCTCACCACCACCGTGGACGGCGAGGAACTGCCCTGCGCCCTGTGCGGCGGCCAGGAATGGGCGCCCGTCGCGCGCTGCGAGATCGTCACCTGTGACGACGCCACCGCCACCCGCATCAACCTGGTGGACAACAAGGCAGCCCAGACCGGGGGATGGGACGAGGAGGCCCTGGCCGAGCTGATCGCCGGTCTGGACGGCGACCTCGCCGGCACCGGCTACACCGACCAGGACCTGGCCGACCTGGTGGCCGCCATCGAGGAGGCATACGAGGAGGACGAGGAGCCCGAGCCCGAGCAGGCCGCCCCGGCCGGGAACACGGCACCGGCGCAGCCGGCCACCTCGAGCGCGCCGCCGGCCAGCGGCGACACCATCCCGGAAGGCCCCGCCCCGGGCACCGTCGCCCCGCCCATGCCGGACGGCATGCGGTCCATGCTGCTCACGTACCCGGCCGCCGACCGCGACGAGGCCGCCCGCCTCGTGTCCGCGGCCCGGGAGGTGTTCGAGGCGGAGGACGCGAGCGTCATCGTGCTGCGCGCCCTGCGCACCCTCGTGGCCGTCCTGGACTCCCGCCACGCCCACGACGGCGTCGTGACCGTCAAGGCCCTGCTGCGCGCCGCAGGCGCCCCCGAATCATGAGCACGGCCGTCGACCTGGCCCCGCCTCGGCGGCGCCGCCTGCGCCGCCCTGAGCGGCTGCTGACCCAGAACAGCGAGCTGCGCGACGAGGGCATTTGGAACTGGACCCTCCCGGCCCTGGCCACCCGGCTGCGCGACGGACGCACCGTCAAGACCTGTCCGGAGGCCGGCGTCTGCGCCCTGGCTTGCTACGCGCGCCAGGGGACCTACCTGTTCCCGGGCGTGGTCGACCGCCACCAGCGAAACCTGGAGTACGTCCTGGACGACCTGCCCGGCTGGCAACGCCAGATGGCCGCCGAGCTCGCCCACCCACGCCACCAGGGCGGGTGGGTGCGCGTACACGACGCCGGCGATTTTTTCAGTGACCACTACCTGGCCG includes:
- a CDS encoding mucin-2: MRNYATHQSTGGRDFQCDATAVATIDGVRAYALLDGIGDKPYVRDWTRAAARRLARTAARLHDAETGLRHERDRYAREDDRQGPWAMGPKACALVAVEAPGLPLTVAWSGDVRAYWLVRGTLRPLTQDHNLRRVYPPCETHDGGSRHRVTSCLGSVDTDQDLMNEVNHPAVEAATISAERGRLLLACDGAYEPHEDAGHRIGDLLYGTPAEAARRVVKDAVATARTVTNRPDNATALVADLYA
- a CDS encoding DUF3560 domain-containing protein — its product is MIEITHTHEDGTLVDGTAEGDGTAPILKTHGFRWFPSIKQWGIRNSRDQAARRLSINAAAEALRAAGHEVTVEIDDTPRDNATVRADKHERLEERRTGLAAKGERLTAESAALHARSNAMVEHIPMGQPVLPGRRGQAHRNLLNRSIDTAIKGSQVARQAEVIPERIAGSHRAEARGERPDVIKRRVDRMEAEVRGIDRRLARLAPGPSVVREQYEGDRATLVTRIEGDKELLEQARQAGRFGQYSRDNVHKDDQVKIRGQWRQVVRANAKTVAVTTGYSWEDKYGWEEVKDLRCAHVEDTAEAAESTTD